Proteins from a genomic interval of Micromonospora sp. NBC_00389:
- a CDS encoding DUF1737 domain-containing protein, which translates to MSDLSGPLGYRLITGPDDAEFCARVSGLLDQGYQLYGSPALTFNGERVIAAQALVLSRSVGEE; encoded by the coding sequence GTGTCAGATCTCTCTGGGCCGCTCGGCTACCGCCTCATCACCGGACCCGATGATGCTGAATTCTGCGCCCGCGTCAGCGGCCTTCTCGACCAGGGCTATCAGCTGTACGGGTCTCCGGCGCTGACCTTCAACGGTGAACGCGTCATCGCCGCTCAAGCGTTGGTGCTGTCGCGCTCCGTCGGCGAGGAATAG
- a CDS encoding VOC family protein, whose product MRTSIAVSDIQQAIAFYEGKLALPVLRSGPSAAIADGSRVYGSGGGPALNVYQSVTAGKTQATLATWYVDDLDQIVDELVASGVEFTRYDQFEHDAKGITARAGGGRIAWFQDPDGNTFALEADV is encoded by the coding sequence GTGAGAACGTCGATCGCCGTGTCCGACATACAGCAGGCGATCGCGTTCTACGAAGGCAAACTGGCCCTACCGGTGCTGCGGTCCGGTCCCAGCGCCGCCATCGCCGACGGCAGCCGCGTCTATGGTTCCGGTGGCGGGCCGGCGCTGAATGTGTACCAGTCGGTCACTGCGGGGAAGACCCAGGCGACGCTGGCGACGTGGTACGTCGACGACCTCGACCAGATCGTTGACGAGCTCGTCGCGTCCGGCGTCGAGTTCACCCGCTACGACCAGTTCGAGCACGATGCCAAGGGGATCACCGCTCGGGCCGGCGGTGGACGTATCGCGTGGTTCCAGGACCCGGACGGCAATACCTTCGCCCTCGAAGCCGACGTCTGA
- a CDS encoding DUF2795 domain-containing protein, with translation MASYTEVLQYLSSLDYPAKKADVVREAEREGAPPDVLKALRALPPVDYANGTEVARSAGIEAAPEVGPAQRAAQARDNKPNRVSQHLRGI, from the coding sequence ATGGCGAGCTACACCGAGGTCCTGCAGTACCTGTCGAGCCTGGACTACCCGGCCAAGAAGGCCGACGTGGTCCGCGAGGCCGAGCGGGAAGGGGCCCCGCCGGACGTGCTGAAGGCGCTGCGCGCCCTGCCGCCGGTGGACTACGCCAACGGCACCGAGGTGGCCCGGTCGGCAGGCATCGAGGCGGCCCCCGAGGTCGGCCCCGCCCAGCGGGCCGCGCAGGCCCGGGACAACAAGCCCAACCGGGTCTCGCAGCACCTGCGCGGCATCTGA
- a CDS encoding carboxymuconolactone decarboxylase family protein — translation MTSNTRIPQAEITGLYGAVLKRFSRKMLGQVPDSLGVLWHHRQVLKFGFSLSQKAAKWNECDKDLKSYAHMAVASLIGCSFCLDLGYFMAHNDGLDAAKAREVPRWRESDVFTPRERDVLEYAEVMSQTPPAVTDELSARLLKQLGVPALVELTAWIALANQSARTNVALGIEAEGFATSCGLAPLTQPGGAASRA, via the coding sequence ATGACCAGCAACACCCGGATTCCCCAGGCCGAGATCACCGGCCTCTACGGCGCCGTCCTGAAAAGATTCAGCAGAAAGATGCTCGGCCAGGTGCCGGACAGCCTCGGAGTGCTGTGGCACCACCGGCAGGTGCTCAAGTTCGGCTTCAGCCTCAGCCAGAAGGCCGCGAAGTGGAACGAGTGCGACAAGGACCTGAAGTCCTACGCCCACATGGCTGTGGCTTCCCTGATCGGCTGCTCGTTCTGCCTCGACCTGGGGTACTTCATGGCGCACAACGACGGGCTCGACGCGGCCAAGGCCCGTGAGGTGCCGCGCTGGCGGGAGTCCGACGTCTTCACGCCACGGGAGCGCGACGTCCTGGAGTACGCCGAGGTGATGTCGCAGACCCCACCGGCCGTCACCGACGAACTCTCCGCTCGGCTGCTCAAGCAGCTCGGGGTGCCGGCGTTGGTCGAACTCACCGCCTGGATCGCGCTGGCGAACCAGTCCGCGCGTACGAACGTCGCCCTCGGCATCGAGGCCGAGGGTTTCGCGACCTCGTGCGGCCTGGCACCCCTGACACAGCCGGGCGGCGCCGCGTCGCGGGCATGA
- a CDS encoding pirin family protein, giving the protein MERTESMLAETRPPGVAAVDPGSVLLPGHDVPLGRYTTVRRLLPQRPRRMVGAWCFVDHFGPDDVAERPGMEVPPHPHTGLQTVTWLLDGEILHRDSLGNVQPIRPGQLNVMTSGHGIAHSERSPATHPPVMHGVQLWVALPDPARAGAADFAHHADLPRWREGELDVTLLVGEFAGERSPAVVHTPLVGVQLELSGPAPTTLPLRPDFEYALLTMNGSAEAGGVGFEPGALLYLGSGRRELTVRGGAGARLLLLGGTPFDEPLVMWWNFVGRSHEEVVAAREDWMAGRRFGVVADDPAPPLPAPALPTTRLKARDRTGGLHG; this is encoded by the coding sequence GTGGAGCGTACTGAATCAATGCTGGCGGAGACCCGCCCGCCCGGCGTGGCCGCCGTCGATCCCGGCAGCGTGCTGCTTCCCGGCCACGACGTGCCGCTGGGCCGGTACACGACCGTCCGGCGGCTGCTGCCGCAGCGCCCGCGGCGGATGGTCGGCGCGTGGTGCTTCGTGGACCACTTCGGCCCGGACGACGTGGCGGAGCGGCCCGGCATGGAAGTGCCGCCGCACCCGCACACCGGCCTGCAGACGGTGACCTGGCTGCTGGACGGCGAGATTCTGCACCGGGACAGCCTCGGCAACGTCCAGCCGATCCGGCCCGGTCAGCTGAACGTGATGACCTCCGGGCACGGGATCGCCCACTCCGAGCGGTCGCCGGCCACGCATCCGCCGGTGATGCACGGCGTACAGCTCTGGGTGGCGTTGCCGGACCCGGCGCGGGCCGGCGCGGCGGACTTCGCCCACCACGCCGACCTGCCGCGCTGGCGTGAGGGCGAACTGGACGTCACCCTGCTGGTCGGCGAGTTCGCCGGTGAGCGGTCCCCGGCGGTGGTGCACACGCCACTGGTCGGTGTGCAACTGGAGCTGAGCGGGCCGGCGCCGACCACCCTGCCGTTGCGGCCCGACTTCGAGTACGCCCTGCTGACGATGAACGGCTCTGCCGAGGCGGGCGGGGTCGGGTTCGAACCGGGGGCGTTGCTTTACCTGGGTTCCGGTCGCCGCGAGTTGACCGTGCGGGGCGGGGCCGGGGCCCGGTTGCTGTTGCTGGGCGGGACGCCGTTCGACGAGCCGCTGGTGATGTGGTGGAACTTCGTCGGCCGCTCGCACGAGGAGGTCGTGGCTGCCCGGGAGGACTGGATGGCCGGGCGCCGCTTCGGCGTGGTCGCCGATGATCCCGCGCCGCCGTTGCCGGCGCCCGCCCTGCCCACCACCCGGCTGAAGGCCCGCGACCGCACGGGTGGCCTGCACGGCTGA
- a CDS encoding DUF1345 domain-containing protein, whose protein sequence is MTNTGPLSRPPDGHTPAAFQLVLVGVVGAVAGGVFAVVVSPPLAPLVGWDAAALSWLGLVWRRLWPLDATRTSRVASYADSNRATRDVVLLIACTASLLAVGLVLASAHSAPPGPVRELYGGMGVLSVLLSWLVVHTVFAARYARIYYTGPDGGVNFNQSEPPRYSDFAYMAFTIGTTFQVSDTNLTSNEMRRTALRHSLLAYLFGAFIIAVTVNLLAGLAK, encoded by the coding sequence ATGACCAACACGGGTCCGCTGTCCCGACCACCGGACGGGCACACCCCGGCCGCGTTCCAGCTCGTCCTGGTGGGGGTGGTCGGCGCCGTCGCCGGTGGTGTCTTCGCCGTGGTGGTGTCGCCACCGCTCGCCCCGCTGGTCGGCTGGGACGCGGCGGCCCTGAGCTGGCTGGGGCTGGTCTGGCGCAGGCTCTGGCCGCTGGACGCCACCCGGACCTCCCGAGTCGCCTCGTACGCGGACTCCAACCGGGCCACCCGTGACGTGGTGCTCCTGATCGCCTGCACGGCAAGCCTGCTGGCGGTGGGGCTGGTGCTGGCCAGCGCGCACTCCGCGCCGCCCGGGCCGGTCCGCGAACTGTACGGCGGGATGGGCGTGCTCAGCGTGCTGCTCTCCTGGCTGGTGGTGCACACCGTGTTCGCCGCCCGGTACGCCCGGATCTACTACACCGGCCCGGACGGCGGGGTGAACTTCAACCAGTCCGAGCCGCCCCGGTACTCCGACTTCGCGTACATGGCGTTCACCATCGGGACGACGTTCCAGGTCTCCGACACCAACCTGACCAGCAACGAGATGCGCCGCACGGCGCTACGGCACTCGCTGCTGGCGTACCTGTTCGGCGCGTTCATCATCGCCGTGACGGTGAACCTGCTGGCCGGTCTGGCCAAGTGA
- a CDS encoding DUF2267 domain-containing protein, whose product MNYDTFIDQVSQRTRAPSERSVELTRAVLETLAERLTGGEVLDLAVQLPKPLQLVLKPSPRTEQADRFGAAEFAARVALRAGVDEPAARDAVRAVFTTLREAISGGEFDDVATQLPRDYRDLVEQAMAPGATLRRG is encoded by the coding sequence ATGAACTACGACACCTTCATCGACCAGGTTTCCCAGCGGACCAGGGCACCGTCCGAGCGGTCGGTCGAGCTGACCCGGGCCGTGCTGGAGACGCTCGCGGAGCGGTTGACCGGTGGCGAGGTGTTGGACCTGGCCGTCCAACTGCCCAAGCCGTTGCAGTTGGTGCTGAAACCGAGCCCGCGCACCGAGCAGGCGGACCGGTTCGGGGCGGCCGAGTTCGCCGCTCGGGTCGCGCTGCGCGCCGGTGTGGACGAGCCCGCCGCCCGCGACGCGGTCCGGGCGGTCTTCACGACCCTGCGCGAGGCGATCAGCGGCGGGGAGTTCGACGACGTGGCGACCCAACTGCCGCGCGACTACCGGGACCTGGTCGAGCAGGCCATGGCCCCGGGCGCGACCCTGCGTCGCGGCTGA
- a CDS encoding ferredoxin reductase, with protein sequence MATGIPARTPIRWQVGRLVERRVETPSAQTLVLEVPEWSGHLPGQHVDVRLTAPDGYQAARSYSIAGPVVDGPGGPRIEVTVQRVHDGEVSPYLIDVFGPGDPVEVRGPLGGWFIWRTEETAPVQLLAGGSGIVPLMAMIRARRATGSRVPFRLVYSVRTPDDVIYADELRRRVRDDFGLDVAYVYTREAPEGWRGEPHRIGLADVNTHGWPPDLEPLTYVCGPTGFVEAVADLLVGLGHPSRRVKTERFGPTG encoded by the coding sequence GTGGCGACCGGCATCCCGGCGCGCACCCCGATCCGTTGGCAGGTGGGCCGGCTGGTGGAGCGCCGGGTCGAGACGCCGAGCGCGCAGACTCTGGTGCTGGAGGTGCCGGAGTGGTCGGGGCACCTGCCCGGGCAGCACGTCGACGTGCGGCTGACCGCGCCGGACGGCTACCAGGCGGCCCGGTCGTACTCGATCGCCGGGCCGGTGGTCGACGGTCCCGGCGGCCCGCGCATCGAGGTGACCGTGCAGCGGGTGCACGACGGCGAGGTGTCGCCGTACCTGATCGACGTCTTTGGTCCCGGTGACCCGGTGGAGGTGCGCGGACCGCTCGGCGGCTGGTTTATCTGGCGGACGGAGGAGACCGCGCCGGTGCAGTTGCTCGCCGGCGGTTCCGGCATCGTGCCGCTGATGGCGATGATCCGGGCGCGCCGGGCGACCGGCAGCCGGGTGCCGTTCCGGCTGGTCTACTCGGTGCGGACCCCGGACGACGTGATCTACGCCGACGAGTTGCGCCGCCGCGTCCGCGACGACTTCGGGCTGGACGTGGCGTACGTGTACACCCGCGAGGCGCCCGAGGGCTGGCGCGGCGAGCCGCACCGGATCGGCCTGGCCGACGTGAACACCCACGGCTGGCCGCCGGACCTGGAACCGCTCACCTACGTGTGCGGTCCGACCGGGTTCGTGGAGGCCGTGGCCGACCTGCTGGTGGGACTGGGCCACCCGTCGCGGCGGGTGAAGACCGAACGCTTCGGCCCCACCGGCTGA
- a CDS encoding sulfite oxidase-like oxidoreductase, with translation MGIVSPGFQGRPRSQEPALPPGQYLTEDFPVLSAGPTPRVSLDTWEFVIAAENGTEYRWSWQELMALPQETPMVDIHCVTHWSKLGTTWQGVSLDVLLDGVDTGAHFALAHSYGGYSTNLPLDDLRGGRAWVAHTFDGAPLPAEHGGPARLLVPHLYFWKSAKWVRGIRLKTMDEPGFWETAGYHDYGDPWREQRYQGD, from the coding sequence ATGGGAATCGTGTCACCGGGCTTCCAGGGCCGGCCCCGCTCACAGGAGCCGGCCCTGCCTCCTGGGCAGTACCTGACCGAGGACTTCCCGGTGCTGTCGGCCGGCCCGACGCCCCGGGTGTCGCTGGACACCTGGGAGTTCGTCATCGCCGCGGAGAACGGCACCGAGTACCGGTGGTCGTGGCAGGAGCTGATGGCGCTGCCGCAGGAGACGCCGATGGTCGACATCCACTGCGTCACCCACTGGTCCAAGCTCGGCACCACCTGGCAGGGCGTCTCGCTGGACGTCCTGCTGGACGGCGTCGACACCGGCGCGCACTTCGCGCTCGCGCACTCCTACGGCGGGTACAGCACCAACCTGCCGCTGGACGACCTGCGCGGCGGCCGGGCGTGGGTGGCGCACACCTTCGACGGAGCGCCGCTGCCCGCCGAGCACGGTGGGCCGGCGCGGCTGCTGGTGCCGCACCTGTACTTCTGGAAGTCCGCCAAGTGGGTACGCGGCATCCGGCTCAAGACGATGGACGAGCCGGGGTTCTGGGAAACCGCCGGGTACCACGACTACGGCGACCCGTGGCGCGAACAGCGGTACCAGGGTGACTGA
- a CDS encoding DUF6510 family protein, with protein sequence MTEMSYLDGNMLDGPLRELFAVDLSTATGRCDNCGMTGSMASLHVFSHAPGLVARCPSCEEVMLRLVRGPDRAWLDLRGTTFLQVPMPMEQTFPGPL encoded by the coding sequence ATGACCGAGATGTCGTACCTGGACGGCAACATGCTCGACGGCCCGCTGCGCGAGCTGTTCGCCGTCGACCTGAGCACCGCGACGGGTCGCTGCGATAACTGCGGGATGACCGGCTCGATGGCCAGCCTGCACGTCTTCTCGCACGCCCCGGGCCTGGTCGCACGCTGTCCGTCCTGCGAGGAGGTGATGCTGCGGCTGGTCCGCGGGCCCGACCGGGCGTGGCTGGACCTGCGCGGCACCACCTTCCTCCAGGTGCCGATGCCGATGGAGCAGACGTTCCCCGGCCCGCTCTGA
- a CDS encoding MazG-like family protein, which produces MDESIWEAARASRGWLDAANGTGQTELTCRILKLTEEAGEASAAWIGLLGQNPRKGVTHTREDVAAELADVAFTALVAIESLGLDARTALDSCAAKVRSRLAD; this is translated from the coding sequence GTGGACGAGTCGATCTGGGAAGCGGCGCGGGCGTCGCGGGGTTGGTTGGACGCGGCGAACGGCACCGGGCAGACCGAGCTGACCTGCCGCATCCTCAAGCTGACCGAGGAGGCGGGGGAGGCGTCGGCCGCCTGGATCGGTCTGCTCGGGCAGAATCCGCGCAAGGGCGTCACTCATACCCGCGAGGACGTGGCGGCGGAGTTGGCCGATGTCGCCTTCACGGCGTTGGTGGCGATCGAGAGCCTGGGGCTGGATGCGAGGACGGCGCTGGACTCCTGCGCTGCCAAGGTCCGCTCCCGACTCGCGGACTGA
- a CDS encoding DUF3626 domain-containing protein, whose amino-acid sequence MTATTEPGGPPAVALTAAQAAALAYVRSLAFAERPAALAAVARELAAADVGHQPDELFAAVVRYGRLTVNFHPDRVCADGRMVAAALAADGVYRSQFVTGISNGGLSAFPGGDRDSWERRMFGGAYQRPGAAPAHRPTYGGLNLLDHPDGACPRFGSCHLRLRPAVLARATFCLGDSHLGPRTTGTADVLEPVLAALLAGTVATGECLGRAGMDVGTLVWILLGGPIVPTTPPSAGRALDDYVEAQIHGTLDLARDVEALVVDPSFAGTRVGATLELIARRYGFPLRWHPGFALPVDRVDPAFRGPAIPVLAARLHREFARPGEPVEAALIGRAAASVVAEPDRWADRGPAAVTLQHLKQLWHVVVRYGAPHAH is encoded by the coding sequence GTGACAGCGACGACTGAGCCCGGTGGGCCTCCCGCCGTTGCTCTCACTGCAGCGCAGGCGGCGGCGCTGGCGTACGTGCGGTCGCTGGCGTTTGCCGAGCGTCCCGCAGCGCTCGCGGCCGTCGCTCGCGAGCTGGCCGCGGCCGACGTCGGCCACCAGCCGGACGAGCTGTTCGCCGCGGTCGTCAGGTACGGCCGGCTGACCGTCAACTTCCACCCCGACCGGGTGTGCGCCGACGGGCGGATGGTTGCCGCCGCGCTGGCCGCCGACGGGGTCTACCGCAGTCAGTTCGTCACCGGGATCTCCAACGGTGGCCTCAGCGCGTTTCCCGGCGGTGACCGGGACAGCTGGGAGCGACGGATGTTCGGCGGCGCGTACCAGCGCCCCGGGGCGGCGCCGGCGCATCGACCCACGTACGGCGGCCTGAACCTGCTCGACCATCCGGACGGCGCCTGTCCCCGCTTCGGCTCCTGTCACCTGCGGCTGCGCCCGGCCGTGCTGGCCCGCGCCACCTTCTGCCTTGGCGACAGCCACCTCGGCCCCCGGACAACGGGCACCGCCGACGTACTCGAACCGGTGCTCGCCGCGCTCCTGGCCGGCACCGTCGCCACCGGCGAATGCCTGGGACGGGCCGGGATGGACGTCGGCACACTGGTATGGATCCTGCTGGGCGGGCCGATTGTGCCCACCACGCCGCCTTCGGCCGGTCGGGCGCTGGACGACTACGTGGAGGCCCAGATTCACGGCACCCTCGACCTCGCTCGGGACGTCGAGGCGCTGGTGGTGGACCCGTCCTTCGCCGGCACCCGGGTCGGCGCGACGCTGGAGCTGATCGCCCGGCGGTACGGCTTCCCGCTGCGGTGGCACCCGGGCTTCGCACTACCGGTCGATCGGGTCGATCCGGCGTTCCGTGGCCCGGCCATCCCGGTGCTGGCAGCTCGGCTGCACCGCGAGTTCGCCCGGCCGGGCGAACCGGTGGAGGCCGCGCTGATCGGTCGGGCAGCGGCCTCGGTGGTCGCCGAGCCGGACCGCTGGGCGGACCGGGGACCGGCTGCGGTCACCCTCCAACACCTCAAGCAGCTCTGGCACGTCGTGGTCCGGTACGGCGCACCGCACGCCCACTGA
- a CDS encoding alkaline phosphatase D family protein, with amino-acid sequence MTNTLDRRTLLRMAGASAGTAVLAGATLAGSGPAQAADGAFRHGVASGDPLPDGVLLWTRLTPTAGAQPGSGVGPEVDVTWQVAADPDFTAVVAAGTQHTGPSRDHTVKVAVTGLAPATTYWYRFGHADGWSPAGRTMTAPPVDAEIDRLRLGVVSCANWEAGFFAAYRHLAERGDLNLVVHLGDYLYEYGTGEFDAGGTVVRAVRPAHEVLTLADYRIRHALYKTDPDLQALHAALPWVITWDDHEVANDQWSGGAENHTPGTEGTYADRLAAARQAYLEWMPVRAGVDGAIYRRLRFGRLAELSMLDLRSYRSQQTSGAAVDDPGRTLTGDAQMSWLKAGLAASTTRWKLVGNPVMMARVDVGALPAWLLGPLGTLLGIPQNGAVLNADQWDGYNADRNELVDHLRASGTTDVVFLTGDIHTSWANEVTTRSTGPSNPAAAEFVVPSVTSDNVNDFLGLPAGNALSALGAGLLRSTNPHVRWTELDGHGYGVLEVTRQRCRMDWYHLADRTRAASTSRWVAGWSVGTGSAKLRKEVAPLA; translated from the coding sequence ATGACGAACACCCTCGACCGTCGTACCCTCCTGCGCATGGCCGGCGCGTCCGCCGGCACCGCCGTCCTGGCCGGCGCCACCCTCGCCGGCAGCGGCCCCGCCCAAGCAGCCGACGGCGCCTTTCGACACGGGGTCGCCTCCGGCGATCCGCTGCCGGACGGCGTCCTGCTCTGGACCCGGCTGACCCCGACCGCCGGGGCGCAGCCCGGCTCCGGCGTCGGCCCCGAGGTCGACGTGACCTGGCAGGTCGCTGCCGACCCGGACTTCACCGCGGTGGTGGCCGCCGGGACGCAGCACACCGGTCCGAGCCGGGACCACACGGTGAAGGTGGCGGTGACGGGGTTGGCCCCGGCGACCACCTACTGGTACCGGTTCGGTCACGCCGACGGCTGGTCGCCGGCCGGGCGCACGATGACCGCGCCGCCCGTGGATGCCGAGATCGACCGGCTGCGCCTCGGCGTGGTGTCCTGCGCCAACTGGGAGGCCGGGTTCTTCGCCGCGTACCGGCACCTGGCCGAGCGCGGCGATCTCAACCTGGTGGTGCACCTGGGCGACTACCTCTACGAGTACGGCACCGGGGAGTTCGACGCGGGCGGCACCGTGGTCCGCGCGGTGCGGCCGGCGCACGAGGTGCTCACCCTCGCCGACTACCGGATCCGGCACGCGCTCTACAAGACCGACCCGGACCTGCAGGCGTTGCACGCGGCGCTGCCCTGGGTGATCACCTGGGACGACCACGAGGTGGCCAACGACCAGTGGTCCGGCGGCGCGGAGAACCACACGCCGGGCACTGAGGGGACGTACGCCGACCGGCTCGCGGCGGCCCGGCAGGCGTACCTGGAGTGGATGCCGGTGCGGGCCGGCGTGGACGGCGCGATCTACCGGCGGCTGCGGTTCGGGCGGCTCGCTGAACTGTCCATGCTGGACCTGCGCTCGTACCGCTCACAGCAGACGTCCGGCGCGGCGGTGGACGACCCGGGGCGCACCCTCACCGGGGACGCGCAGATGTCCTGGCTCAAGGCGGGGTTGGCCGCGTCGACTACCCGGTGGAAGCTGGTTGGCAACCCGGTGATGATGGCCCGGGTCGACGTCGGGGCGCTGCCCGCCTGGCTGCTCGGCCCGCTGGGCACCCTGCTTGGCATCCCGCAGAACGGGGCGGTGCTCAACGCCGACCAGTGGGACGGCTACAACGCCGACCGCAACGAGCTGGTCGACCACCTGCGGGCCAGTGGCACCACCGACGTCGTGTTCCTGACCGGTGACATCCACACCTCCTGGGCCAACGAGGTGACCACTCGCTCCACGGGCCCGTCCAACCCGGCCGCAGCCGAGTTCGTGGTGCCCTCGGTGACGAGCGACAACGTCAACGACTTCCTCGGTCTGCCGGCCGGCAACGCGCTCAGCGCGCTCGGCGCCGGGCTGCTCCGCTCGACGAACCCGCACGTGCGCTGGACGGAGTTGGACGGGCACGGCTACGGCGTGCTGGAGGTGACCCGGCAGCGGTGCCGGATGGACTGGTACCACCTGGCGGACCGGACCCGCGCGGCCAGCACCAGCCGCTGGGTTGCCGGCTGGTCGGTGGGTACCGGCTCCGCGAAGCTGCGCAAGGAGGTCGCGCCGCTGGCCTGA
- a CDS encoding VOC family protein yields the protein MTEQPAPAVRQLRLVVEAADYEAAVAFFRDALGLPEQAAFSGEGDARVVILDAGRATLEIANPAQKRMIDEVEVGRQVAPRIRVAFEVDDARATTARLVAAGANEIAPPTRTPWQSLNSRLDAPADLQITVFQELRTPEERTGADGFGTGRDSDD from the coding sequence ATGACCGAGCAGCCCGCGCCCGCCGTCCGTCAGCTGCGCCTTGTGGTGGAGGCAGCGGACTACGAGGCCGCCGTCGCGTTCTTCCGCGACGCGCTCGGCCTGCCTGAGCAGGCGGCGTTCAGCGGCGAGGGTGACGCCCGGGTGGTGATCCTGGACGCCGGCCGCGCCACCCTGGAGATCGCCAACCCGGCGCAGAAGCGCATGATCGACGAGGTCGAGGTGGGCCGACAGGTCGCGCCCCGCATCCGGGTGGCCTTCGAGGTGGACGACGCCCGCGCGACCACCGCCCGTCTGGTTGCCGCCGGGGCGAACGAGATCGCGCCGCCCACGCGTACGCCCTGGCAGTCGCTCAACTCCCGCCTCGACGCCCCGGCTGACCTCCAGATCACCGTCTTCCAGGAGCTGCGTACGCCGGAGGAGCGGACCGGGGCGGACGGCTTCGGCACCGGACGTGACAGCGACGACTGA
- a CDS encoding TerC/Alx family metal homeostasis membrane protein: protein MTEVSYLSAASELTTIGTPTLWVVTIAGVLLLLVLDFLVTRRPHEVSMREAIGWSAFYIALPLAFGGWIWARYSSELGVQYLTGYLVEKSLSVDNLFVFMLLLAAFAVPAVLAQRVLLYGIAGALVLRAVFIALGAAALQTLDFAFLLFAIILIATAVKLLRDALSGHQQEVDINNMRAVKLLRRFMPVVDEYHGTRMTVRQGAKRALTPFALVVVAVLATDVVFAVDSVPAVYGITEDPYLVFATNAFALLGLRALYFVLHAALSRLVHLSYGLAIILAFIGLKLGLHWAHGIWDSVPQIPTLASLVVIIGVLVVVTMTSLRATRGGQPEDREVVSERH, encoded by the coding sequence ATGACCGAAGTGTCGTATCTGTCTGCCGCGAGTGAGCTGACGACGATCGGCACGCCCACTCTGTGGGTGGTGACCATCGCCGGCGTGCTCCTGCTGCTGGTGCTGGACTTCCTGGTGACCCGCCGCCCGCACGAGGTCTCCATGCGGGAGGCAATCGGCTGGTCAGCGTTCTACATAGCCCTGCCGCTGGCATTTGGTGGCTGGATCTGGGCCCGCTACAGCTCCGAGCTGGGCGTGCAGTACCTGACCGGCTACCTGGTGGAGAAGTCGCTCTCCGTCGACAACCTCTTCGTCTTCATGCTGCTGCTGGCCGCGTTCGCGGTGCCGGCTGTGCTCGCCCAGCGGGTGCTCCTCTACGGCATCGCCGGTGCGCTGGTGCTGCGGGCCGTCTTCATCGCCCTCGGCGCGGCCGCGTTACAGACCCTCGACTTCGCCTTCCTGCTCTTCGCGATCATCCTCATCGCCACCGCGGTGAAGCTGCTCCGCGATGCCCTCTCCGGGCATCAGCAGGAAGTCGACATCAACAACATGCGTGCCGTGAAGCTGCTCCGCAGGTTCATGCCGGTGGTCGACGAGTACCACGGCACCCGGATGACCGTCCGGCAGGGCGCGAAGCGGGCGCTCACCCCGTTCGCCCTGGTGGTGGTCGCGGTGCTCGCCACCGACGTGGTCTTCGCCGTCGACTCGGTGCCTGCGGTCTACGGCATCACCGAGGACCCGTACCTCGTCTTCGCCACCAACGCGTTCGCCCTGCTCGGTCTGCGTGCCCTCTACTTCGTCCTGCACGCGGCGCTGAGCCGGCTGGTGCACCTCAGCTACGGCCTGGCCATCATCCTGGCGTTCATCGGTCTCAAGCTGGGTCTGCACTGGGCGCACGGAATCTGGGACAGCGTTCCGCAGATCCCTACCCTGGCCTCGCTCGTTGTGATCATCGGCGTGTTGGTGGTGGTCACGATGACCAGCCTGCGGGCCACTCGGGGTGGTCAGCCCGAGGACCGCGAGGTGGTTTCGGAGCGGCACTGA